ttatttattttccagagtaggtatagatggaagaatgcaggatgctcatttatcacacaaaaataaattaaaaaggatgaaaaggttaatttagaaattttattaattaaaatatgtatttataaatctttctcttttttgtcgagcaactgttaacaatcttgtttgatccatatttgatgactgatgtcgttcttcgctcgtatttacaaaatttactgtcatttgctccattagagttctgaaatatacaaattatattatgctcaatactgttgacccaaattagtagggcaaattgtatgtgaaaatgcaggatcaatgatttataaggaaccattattataagatataattttataatattaccaaacattaatgtgcccaataataataagttatgggaacttaaatattatttaaagtatatatttacaatacacgcctataatgatgcataatattataaagtgttatgcaggcatatataagtggagatgctttttcgggactgtaatgaagcacccagtcaatccccaagctgcgaaatgtgtctttgaggtacctattggccctttccacacagtttcttacttggcagtgccagtttgtgtacttctctgcagaactatttggtgcagcttctaaatccggagtcatcatccaaggccctagagcatagcctgagtccccaataaattctactttgttatttaaacatgtaaattaattcctacttgttttgctttttcagattttctccaagattttaataaaatgttgaatagaaatatatgcacaatcctacattgtaatttcgacgtgatgattaacccatgcccatgttaaataatttatcagacatttttttttgtattttcttatatttcattactaaatacagtatctactgccaagtttttgtactaattcctcaaataaacaatttttttataatgagacattgttttttgtatattcatataaataatttaccagactagtcgtatacaacatatgcagcagaatcctaggcatgtaatttctaggtaattatgaggagtataatataatgatataggtaggtgtgtaactttttttgatttgcattgtttcccttttatactagtaaatggcaacaataagtaaagttttgaaagtttgcacattttatttaaaacatacataagatgtagtactgtccgattctactttcatacagctgtatcttttcatattttactttagagttaataaatatgaattggtcatggacacacaccacaatctgtaaaacatattttaaaattattaacttacttgattgtttaagtttttgataaactctagatctaaataatttgtctttaccagttgaacatctatcgtggatctccagagtctgttcccgggaataatatctactttggcattagtctaaaatgaaatgaaaaataattaaagtacctagcattgaatatctttgctatgtacttatactgaagtactaagtactgactaataattttattattaaagtaagtatatctatatttgatgaggggatgtctgccattgccagacgggtgatcagtcctatgtaaggaccattccaccctattccccatgtttgagacacaggttttactggtgtcccggcagggtcccccctgaaacctaccagtctctgtggtgaacctaacaatatcccctaaggtgaggtttgctaggtcttcttcacttattctatccttaccttgtagttcccatcttaccaacacgtacaaggggcactcggctataaagtgaaaactagttatcacatcactgcactttgaacaggatgggatttatatttactaatgagaattattaggaagtaagtacctatatatactcacatactgacaatagctccaggtaatttgggtcagttatttgctgactgtggtttgagcaacagccatggtcttgacctgtccccgctgataactaccgtccgctaaaagccttaaagatgtgagaacctagacaaaaagtgattagccatgcttttttttaaacctatgttcatatatagatgatgtctttgcacaaggtgattttaggtacttaataacaacttacttttatgtgcactggtagtccatcgacagcatttagtagttagtgcctctttaaggtcctcgcacgagtacagcacataatttttacccatccgaaacaagtgttggaactctgcatcgggaaattcgaacggattactggcgtcacgtatagatcgccggtgtaattttcgttcagatttctccatttcacttgaataataagagccccagaaagcacgagacatgtttttttcgactttaattcgttaacaggattttaaacccacgtctaaggacggggataaaattgtctctttcaaatgtcaaaaaaggatagtctttcccctttcatttcttcccatgctatgggcgggggatatatatccacgagaaatgtcaaacggggataaatttatcctctcccctgttgccgtgctctggcaaggggaaaagataattatatcccttgatagaggatataatcgggggatataatttatatctcctgcccgtgctagccctgctgttgGATGATGCTCAcatacttttcccattttccccattttatggcaaacttttagaacattaaaaggttaaatatttactgtcatctagctaaatggaatgaagtgactaacccaTGCGGTTAgtgaaacactactaaagtagagtggtttttcatgcttcaatattagttgtgtagcTACACGGTTTGTGTATGTTTTTAATCCAGTGGatgtgattatttttaataattttattcaagtcTCACcatcaaatattaaatatatttttataacttttattttaaataattattttcaaatccCAGGGCTGTTGGGACTAGATACGTCGTTTGAACCACAGAATTCAGAAATAGATAAAACGCTTTATACAGCCTTCTTTCTGGTAAGTGCAGtctcatgatattttttaaaaaaaacaacactgcACGCCAGTGAATTTCCAATTTAGAATTACTTACCTGTCATACATAATCAGAAACAGATAGAAATACGACACATCcatctttaaaatatatttttataaaatttaaaaatatattttttggatgCAATCTTAACAACGTagactttttattatatttttgttttattctctTAGTGATTTGGACTTATGCCGGTGAAATATGCTTGCCTCAGTTGCCAGGGTCCGCTGGCCGGTCCCTGCGGCCCTAATGCAACTCGTGTGGGAGGATGCGGCGTGGGACCCTGCTGTGTTCACGCGATAGGTGCTAATTGCAAGGCACCTTGTGGAGAGGCTGGCTGTATTCATGGGTGAGTCCTTCTAGCTTCATCATCAGGCTACCTACTGACACACATATTTACATTGTTACCTAGATATCAATGCCGGCCTCAATGGATAAacgagtaattattttaagagttTAAAGTGGAAGTATATTGTTAGCGTAAACGACAATAATATATGTTGGTGTATGATTCtgaaattggttttttatttggaCTGGAGTAATTTTACATAAGCTTCATCCATAGGtagcctatagcagtccactgttggactaaaggcctttctcCAAAGGAAGATTTGCCTATTATCATACTGcgcagacgggttagtgatcgcagtagatggaactagtagcacagagaaagcTGCTTCCCGTTCTCCgctatattcctttagtcgcctcgtacgatacccgctgTGGCAaatttattctgatctgccagcACGTCACGTTAAAGCTTAGATAGCTTATATTCCTATATAAGCTCAGATTGTAAATAttcctatataaaaaaagttgaaaaccggtaaacgcagcctCGATATACCCTCGACGAGGTGGACAAATGATATTAAACGAGGTATTTggagctccctacaaaagacctatgaatgaatgaatgaatgaatacacttttattgtacaccacataaaaatacagtacaaattattttataactagttaacacgatgtttataattaggcggctttatcgcttcatAGTTATGATTGATGTGATGCGagttccaggcaaccgatggcgtaaaacacagctcatataaatatataaataaatactatatatataataaacttacacacaatattatatatacatactaataatttcattaatatatatctatacaataAATAGACCTAGACCTATACTATATAGATATGGTTGACAtgaatgatgataaaaaaaaatctcatttccTAGAGCGCGCGGAGGAGTTGCCGGGTCATACTTCAGCTGCGGGCACGGATGCATTGGCGGCTGTATCGGTGGAGTCTGCGGGAACTGCTGTGGTCCTTCGTGCGGTTGAATCGTACGATGTCTTTGTAAAATTCTAGTGTTTAATAAAGTCCATACCTACTGGTATtcctatattttatttcctaaaGGTTCAGTTTCCTACTAGAATAATTGGTAGTCACTCCGCCCATCCAAAGAAATAAGTGAAAGTCTAGTTATGACTTCACTAAGGCAGGGCAGAGTTCGAACGGTatagaaaaacattttccaggagatccgtgccctgtagcgagtgggtaatgggtcgataatgacCTTATGGTAGGAATATCAACCCACTGGCCCTTACAGTGCACGGGTttcttcccacaatgaggacgttaaggccgtagtccaccgtgctggcccagtgtgggttGGTGCGATATGGTTAGGGTCAATTCGAAATACCTTTGCACCTAGGTAGCTGGTAGTTGCACGGGTCGCTTCCCACACGAATGGGGGGTTTGGGGGGGCTAGAAAACCGTTAACGCGCCCCAAGCATTGTATCGGATGAAGCGTTACAACAGCATGCTCCGGTTTCCGAGCGAACCgtgcgtacattgccgaagatctgtttggtgtggagtattaggattaataaaaaatataatttacaccgtacagatactcctgattttcgcggagtatggcaaattaagcttaattttcataatacaccaAGAATTATGATAAATTCTGGTATAAATAATTCTTAACGTACAGATGCATCACAACATCTTTTGGATGGATCACATCACACCTCGCCCGCAACTTGCGTGCTAAAAACTTGCGTACCTGGACAATGCGTATGAGTATGATAaagattacaaataaacattgCTTAATATCATAACCGGTTGCCCGGAACTTATATTGGTGtgttatgtaataaatgtatgtaatggtgcaatttaaaatctactgtccctgatttaggtaaaaacctgtatgacgggcgacagtgctctccttaaattgttaaatttcagaattatttctggtctagtctggtgagaggcttaggctgtggctagttaccacgttaccgacaaagacgtgccgctaagcgatttagtgttccggtgcgatgtcgcgtataaacctattaggggtatagctACTGTACTCCTTAataggttagctcgctaccatcttagactgcatcatcacttaccaagttagattgcagttaagggctaaattgtagtggaataaaaaaaagtactttcctgaacgagttttttttttcaattaggcctaataatataagcactttttaaaacgtcaagtatgtctgtttgtagtaactctaccaccagttaagaaagcagattctaccgagaagaagccgttaagaaactcagcagttgctctatttaaacatcaatttacaatttaacaatcagtATTCTATCTTGTTGATTtcagtcacaaaaaaaaaactagtacagctatttatttggattttaatatttcttttctaTTCAAGCATCGTATGCAGGGATTGCCGTTTGCATACAATGAAACACCTTTTTAGTGGTAGAAcgaacaatatattatttaattatatcacAACTCATGAAAACCTTCTGCGTTTTGTTCTAGAAGGTTCCCCATCACTTTGATCACTATCTTCAACTTCTTGGGCGCTCCCATGCGGAGATAATACCACTGTATCGCAGTCGTTGATGCTAACATTGGCTGTAACAAGAATAAATCACGAATGAATTAACGAATTTAATTTTACACGGTGCTAATTTGTTCTTATATTTTCGATAGACAACAGAAATTGgtctatttttatgatttttttttatttattttttttattaaataaatatactacgacaa
This portion of the Pararge aegeria chromosome 14, ilParAegt1.1, whole genome shotgun sequence genome encodes:
- the LOC120629572 gene encoding keratin-associated protein 5-2-like, which translates into the protein MPVKYACLSCQGPLAGPCGPNATRVGGCGVGPCCVHAIGANCKAPCGEAGCIHGARGGVAGSYFSCGHGCIGGCIGGVCGNCCGPSCG